The genomic window GCCGGTCGGAGGTCTGCAGATCGGTGCCGGCCACCCAGCGCTCCCCGTGCTCCACCGCCATGGTGAACATGGCCGAACCCCGGGCGGAACCGTCCATCAGGGACCGCACCAGGTAATGCTGAAACGCCAGCGCCTCGGGCATCAGCGCGCCGACCGCCTGGTTCTCGGAGAACCGGATCTGCATCTGCGCGATCTGGCTGAACGCCCACTCGTCACAGGCGTCGCGCAGCCCCTCCTTGGAACCGAAGTGGTGCCGCAGCAACCCCGAGGAGACCCCGGCGGCCTGGGCGATGTCCCGAATCGTGGCGGCGGCGACACCACGCTCGGTGAAGAGCGCGATCGCGGCGTCACGAATCCGGGCCCGCGCGGTCAGGTCACTGTCACTACTCACCTGTGTAGCCTACTACACAGTCGTGTAGCAAGTCACGAACTTCCATCCGTCATAGCCTTCACTCTTCATCCATTGCAACGGCTCGTTGCGTTGAATTCACGGCCATTGCAATGATTTCAAGCCGCTGATCTGCTAGTACGTCGCACAAACGCAATGTGATTGTTGCTCACCCATCGAAGGCAACGTAGCGTTTCCAATG from Actinoplanes derwentensis includes these protein-coding regions:
- a CDS encoding TetR/AcrR family transcriptional regulator — encoded protein: MSSDSDLTARARIRDAAIALFTERGVAAATIRDIAQAAGVSSGLLRHHFGSKEGLRDACDEWAFSQIAQMQIRFSENQAVGALMPEALAFQHYLVRSLMDGSARGSAMFTMAVEHGERWVAGTDLQTSDRRAFAAVLGAMKLGMFVMRDQLTAVLGEDVGEPSGYLRMIRASVEVFSQPLLTPEQADRTLKELDQLGETLNGEKGPWQMPSMPTD